From Streptomyces sp. NBC_00370, a single genomic window includes:
- a CDS encoding nuclear transport factor 2 family protein: MQKSATGTDEEIRARNHDALTRYFRLLEALDIDAWIELWAPDCEVSAPYAAESAARALYGREDLRRHYAAEAAKYVRLRYPATEIQPLLDPGRFLARWFPHGDLADGGTYRNENVGIFEFDATGRISRFVEYFNPTSP, from the coding sequence ATGCAGAAATCCGCCACCGGCACCGACGAGGAGATACGCGCCCGTAACCACGACGCCCTCACGCGGTACTTCCGTCTGCTGGAAGCCCTCGACATCGACGCGTGGATAGAGCTGTGGGCCCCCGACTGCGAGGTGTCGGCCCCCTACGCCGCCGAGAGCGCGGCGCGCGCCCTGTACGGCCGTGAGGATTTGCGCCGCCACTACGCGGCCGAGGCGGCGAAGTACGTCCGGCTGCGCTATCCGGCCACGGAGATCCAACCGCTGCTGGACCCGGGCCGCTTCCTCGCCCGCTGGTTTCCGCACGGCGATCTCGCAGACGGAGGTACGTACCGCAACGAGAACGTCGGCATCTTCGAGTTCGACGCCACCGGGCGGATCAGCCGCTTCGTGGAGTACTTCAACCCCACGTCGCCGTAG
- a CDS encoding MFS transporter, translating to MVLFTLCGATFMTGLDYSVVTVALPAIGRGLHFADTGSLQWVSTACLLPTASLLPLFSRISDMVGRRRLFTVGVALFAVFSLFAGLAVGPAMLIAARVGQGVAASMIAPTAIALMTTVFPEGPRRTRALGINGAVLSLGFVVGTLAGGVITSGLSWRWTMLILVIIGALVLTGALVLLPRTDTRSRARLDVPGAALAMIGLFALVYGISTGAQAGWGSAFTLASLVLAVVALAVFLLAERRHPDPLIPLALLNRPTVKWSGLLGFITLGMCGGTSVLLSLYMQDVLGYSALATGAGFLAEGLTALVGGMFAARIIAALGNVETMFTGLLVQGVGTALMFFLPAHGGLALLLVTSGAMGFGHVLTVVAFITTMTSGLRDDEQGIAGGLSQLPQFLGAIGTASLAAIVTARSNALAATTTSTLATLGGLHVAMLTAGIVCLVGAVLALVCLRRPVAEVG from the coding sequence CTGGTCCTGTTCACTCTCTGCGGTGCCACGTTCATGACCGGCCTGGACTACTCGGTGGTCACCGTCGCCCTGCCTGCCATCGGCCGTGGCCTGCACTTCGCCGACACCGGGTCGCTCCAGTGGGTGTCGACGGCCTGTCTGCTGCCGACCGCGAGTCTGCTTCCGCTGTTCAGCCGGATATCCGACATGGTCGGCCGACGCCGCCTGTTCACCGTGGGCGTCGCCCTGTTCGCGGTGTTCTCGCTGTTCGCCGGGCTGGCGGTCGGGCCGGCGATGCTGATCGCCGCCCGGGTGGGACAGGGCGTGGCCGCCTCCATGATCGCCCCTACGGCGATCGCGCTGATGACAACGGTCTTCCCCGAGGGCCCACGCCGTACGAGGGCTCTGGGCATCAACGGTGCCGTGCTCTCCCTCGGTTTCGTGGTCGGCACACTCGCCGGCGGGGTGATCACCAGCGGGCTCAGCTGGCGTTGGACCATGCTGATTCTGGTGATCATCGGCGCCCTGGTGCTGACCGGCGCCCTTGTCCTGCTTCCCCGGACCGACACGCGCTCCCGCGCCCGACTGGACGTTCCGGGGGCGGCCCTGGCGATGATCGGCCTGTTCGCCCTGGTGTACGGCATCTCGACCGGTGCCCAGGCCGGCTGGGGCAGTGCCTTCACGCTGGCCTCGCTCGTTTTGGCCGTCGTGGCGCTGGCGGTGTTCCTTCTGGCCGAGCGGCGCCACCCGGACCCGCTGATCCCGTTGGCGCTGCTCAACAGGCCGACGGTCAAGTGGAGCGGGCTGCTGGGCTTCATCACCCTGGGCATGTGCGGCGGCACGTCCGTCCTGCTCAGCCTCTACATGCAGGACGTACTGGGCTATTCGGCCCTCGCCACCGGTGCCGGGTTCCTCGCCGAGGGGCTCACCGCTCTCGTGGGCGGCATGTTCGCGGCCAGGATCATCGCGGCTCTGGGCAACGTGGAGACGATGTTCACCGGCCTGCTCGTGCAGGGTGTCGGCACGGCTCTGATGTTCTTCCTGCCGGCGCACGGCGGCTTGGCGCTTCTGCTGGTCACCTCCGGCGCCATGGGGTTCGGGCACGTGCTGACCGTGGTTGCCTTCATCACCACCATGACGTCGGGGCTCCGAGACGACGAGCAGGGCATCGCCGGCGGCCTTTCGCAGCTGCCGCAGTTCCTCGGAGCCATCGGGACCGCCAGCCTTGCCGCTATCGTCACCGCGCGCAGCAACGCTCTCGCCGCGACGACGACGTCCACGCTGGCCACGCTCGGCGGTCTGCACGTAGCCATGCTGACCGCGGGCATCGTCTGCCTCGTCGGCGCCGTACTGGCCCTGGTCTGCTTGCGCCGTCCCGTGGCGGAAGTCGGCTGA
- a CDS encoding muconolactone Delta-isomerase family protein, with the protein MLFYVQMKWKHEGRITLDELWEIEQEEAEHAQETVDSGFCVGIWKVAAQKRVLAIIDSPDAEELDRTALGRLPMREFLEFEEVWPLRDYLGFAEDVKRRYRV; encoded by the coding sequence TTGCTTTTCTATGTCCAGATGAAGTGGAAGCACGAAGGCCGCATCACACTCGACGAGTTGTGGGAGATCGAGCAGGAAGAGGCCGAGCACGCCCAGGAAACGGTCGACTCAGGTTTCTGCGTGGGTATCTGGAAAGTCGCGGCACAGAAGCGTGTCCTTGCCATCATCGATTCCCCGGACGCGGAGGAACTCGACCGGACGGCACTCGGCCGACTCCCGATGCGCGAATTCCTCGAATTCGAAGAGGTGTGGCCGCTGCGGGACTATCTCGGGTTCGCGGAGGACGTCAAGCGCCGCTACCGCGTCTGA
- a CDS encoding EthD domain-containing protein, with translation MIHQLIFAAPKPGMSERDFHDYWVEQHAVRFAAKIPQIRKYAVDTTLAVNGIGEPLWNGIAEIWLKNEEEQLASLQTPEFLQGARLDEPNWAAFWRTVVLDTDTETVVKGAPENTVQPGVKLVLLAKRREGTGTEEFRRHSRTVHAPLVARIPGLARYDQSFTRDSWYGISEPPFDAAYHLWFDSPTILEAAVRSAQYAAVEADFKNFVNERYLHAMAVRENWVVGPEPR, from the coding sequence ATGATCCATCAGCTCATTTTCGCCGCCCCGAAGCCCGGCATGAGCGAAAGGGATTTTCACGACTACTGGGTGGAGCAGCACGCGGTGCGCTTCGCCGCCAAGATCCCGCAGATCCGGAAGTACGCCGTCGACACAACACTTGCCGTGAACGGTATCGGTGAGCCGTTGTGGAACGGCATCGCCGAGATCTGGCTGAAGAACGAGGAGGAGCAGCTCGCCTCCCTGCAGACGCCCGAGTTCCTTCAGGGCGCGCGGCTGGACGAACCGAACTGGGCCGCGTTCTGGCGCACCGTGGTCCTCGACACCGACACGGAGACGGTGGTCAAGGGCGCGCCGGAGAACACCGTGCAGCCCGGGGTCAAGCTCGTGCTGCTCGCCAAAAGGCGTGAGGGCACGGGCACAGAGGAATTCCGGCGGCACAGCCGCACGGTGCACGCTCCGTTGGTGGCCCGGATCCCGGGTCTTGCCCGCTACGACCAGTCCTTCACCCGGGACTCCTGGTACGGCATCAGCGAGCCGCCGTTCGACGCCGCGTACCACCTCTGGTTCGACAGTCCCACGATCCTTGAGGCGGCGGTGAGGTCCGCCCAGTACGCCGCCGTGGAGGCAGACTTCAAGAATTTCGTCAACGAGCGCTACCTGCACGCCATGGCTGTCCGGGAGAACTGGGTCGTCGGCCCCGAACCGCGCTGA
- a CDS encoding helix-turn-helix transcriptional regulator, translating into MDRRSELGEFLRTRRARLRPEEVGLSDYGGRRRVPGLRREELAQLAGVSAGYYTRLEQGQSPNASDAVLDAIARVLRLDEAERSHLHSLARYRPPKPRRHPRAEQLRPGVQLLIDGFGDLPALVIGRSTDVLAWNRTAHTLLASHLPFEGPWQPRQRPNIARLIFLDPHTRELYADWRSKARDTVADLRLIADRYPDDLVLTELIGELTMKSEEFAALWASHPVHRCVPHLTREFRHPLVGTLTLNNELLDLSTDAGQRMAVFTADPGSPSAAALALLADLCGPDVGAGKTAGDTSATPLPAQ; encoded by the coding sequence ATGGACCGCCGATCAGAGCTTGGTGAATTCCTGCGCACCCGACGGGCCCGGCTGAGGCCGGAGGAAGTCGGTCTCTCCGACTACGGCGGTCGACGGCGCGTGCCCGGCCTGCGCCGTGAGGAGCTGGCCCAACTCGCCGGCGTGAGTGCCGGCTACTACACGCGGCTGGAACAAGGCCAGAGCCCCAACGCCTCTGACGCGGTCCTCGACGCGATCGCCCGTGTCCTGCGGCTCGACGAGGCCGAACGCTCCCATCTGCACAGCCTCGCCCGGTACCGACCGCCCAAGCCACGCCGCCACCCCCGTGCCGAGCAGCTTCGCCCCGGCGTACAGCTGCTGATCGACGGGTTCGGGGACCTGCCGGCCCTGGTGATCGGCCGCAGCACCGACGTCCTGGCCTGGAACCGCACGGCCCACACGCTGCTGGCCAGCCACCTGCCGTTCGAGGGCCCCTGGCAGCCGAGGCAGCGGCCCAACATCGCGCGGCTGATCTTTTTGGACCCGCACACGCGGGAGCTGTACGCGGACTGGCGTTCCAAGGCCCGGGACACCGTGGCGGATCTGCGGCTGATCGCGGACCGGTATCCCGACGACCTCGTGCTGACCGAGCTGATCGGCGAACTCACCATGAAGAGCGAAGAGTTCGCCGCGCTGTGGGCGTCGCACCCGGTACACAGGTGCGTACCGCACCTCACCCGGGAGTTCCGCCATCCACTGGTCGGGACGCTGACGCTCAACAACGAGTTGCTGGACCTGTCCACCGACGCGGGTCAGCGGATGGCTGTCTTCACTGCGGACCCGGGCTCTCCCTCGGCCGCGGCTCTGGCCCTGCTCGCCGACCTGTGCGGCCCGGACGTCGGCGCCGGTAAGACGGCCGGTGACACCTCTGCGACGCCTCTCCCGGCGCAGTAG
- a CDS encoding short chain dehydrogenase: protein MPAEVTWENGIVMKILVIGATGTIGGAVCAALSKRHEVLRASRSGPLTVDMADSATVEALLAQVGDLDAVVCCAAAGGMAPLFGGSGEFWDGLREKLIGQAELVRSAAPLLRRGGSITLTSGYFQEPVVGSAPGHVINAGVEAFVYAAAMEMPAGVRLNAVSPGWVRETLRALGEDPARGVPAAEVARAYADLVEGRERGLTLAVGAP from the coding sequence GTGCCCGCGGAAGTCACCTGGGAGAACGGGATTGTGATGAAGATCTTGGTGATTGGTGCGACGGGTACTATCGGTGGAGCGGTGTGCGCCGCGTTGAGCAAGCGTCACGAGGTGTTGCGGGCGTCGCGTTCGGGTCCCCTCACGGTCGATATGGCCGACTCGGCCACCGTCGAAGCCCTGCTGGCACAGGTCGGGGATCTCGATGCCGTGGTGTGCTGCGCGGCCGCGGGGGGGATGGCCCCCTTGTTCGGCGGCTCGGGCGAGTTCTGGGACGGGTTGCGGGAGAAACTGATCGGCCAGGCGGAACTCGTCCGTAGTGCTGCGCCGTTGCTGCGAAGAGGCGGTTCGATCACACTGACCAGTGGCTACTTCCAGGAGCCGGTGGTGGGCAGCGCCCCGGGACATGTGATCAACGCGGGCGTCGAAGCCTTCGTGTACGCGGCGGCGATGGAGATGCCGGCCGGGGTCCGGCTGAACGCGGTCAGTCCAGGGTGGGTGCGTGAGACCTTGCGGGCACTGGGCGAGGATCCCGCCCGTGGCGTGCCCGCCGCCGAGGTCGCGCGCGCCTACGCGGACCTCGTGGAAGGCAGGGAACGCGGTCTGACGCTCGCGGTGGGAGCCCCGTGA
- a CDS encoding Cmx/CmrA family chloramphenicol efflux MFS transporter, protein MPFVVYVLGLATFAQGTSEYMLSGLTPDIAHDMGVSLSSAGVLTSLFAVGMVVGAPLMAAVSIGWPRRRALLSCLSVFLLSHVVGALSEDFWLLLVTRGVAAVANAGFLAVGLSAAAALVEPRLRGRATSVLLGGVTVACVIGVPAGAELGELWGWRAAFWAVSIISVPAVVATMRSVPASIEKAGQRPGVRREMRALKRPPVILVLLLAATVNAATFCTFTYVSSIVVHVTRVPHGWVPAVLALFGFGAFLGANIGGRLADVRPRQVIGFGSAVLLLGWVALSFAVTDMVATLVLLFFLGMLWFAVGSTLVARALETAWEAPMLGGGFSTAAFNVGAALGPLVGGLGIDAGLGYRSPIWGSAVLMGVALLVMGWFRLRDVTPVEAAGRPDGSRRAHMPQRGPDASF, encoded by the coding sequence ATGCCGTTCGTGGTGTATGTCCTCGGCTTGGCCACCTTCGCACAGGGGACGTCGGAGTACATGCTGTCCGGACTCACTCCTGATATCGCGCACGACATGGGTGTTTCCCTTTCTTCAGCAGGTGTGCTGACGTCGCTGTTCGCAGTCGGAATGGTGGTGGGGGCACCGCTCATGGCCGCCGTCAGTATCGGCTGGCCACGTCGACGTGCCTTGCTGTCCTGTCTTTCAGTGTTCTTGCTCTCCCATGTCGTCGGCGCGTTGAGTGAGGATTTCTGGCTGCTTCTCGTAACGCGGGGTGTCGCGGCGGTCGCCAATGCCGGATTTCTCGCCGTGGGACTGTCGGCGGCCGCTGCGCTGGTCGAGCCCCGGTTGCGCGGCCGAGCGACATCGGTGCTGCTCGGCGGGGTGACGGTCGCCTGTGTGATCGGGGTCCCCGCCGGGGCGGAACTGGGGGAGCTGTGGGGATGGCGGGCGGCATTCTGGGCGGTAAGCATCATTTCCGTGCCGGCTGTCGTCGCCACGATGCGTTCGGTTCCCGCCTCCATCGAAAAAGCCGGCCAACGGCCCGGCGTCCGGCGGGAGATGCGCGCCCTGAAACGACCGCCGGTCATTTTGGTACTGCTGCTCGCCGCGACCGTCAATGCGGCCACCTTCTGCACGTTCACCTATGTGTCGTCCATCGTGGTGCACGTCACCAGAGTTCCTCATGGCTGGGTTCCCGCGGTGCTGGCTCTGTTCGGATTCGGCGCTTTCCTCGGGGCGAATATCGGTGGCCGGCTGGCGGACGTTCGTCCCCGGCAGGTGATCGGATTTGGTAGTGCGGTGCTTCTCCTGGGCTGGGTGGCGCTTTCCTTCGCCGTCACCGATATGGTGGCCACTTTGGTGCTGCTCTTCTTCCTGGGCATGTTGTGGTTCGCGGTGGGGTCCACCCTCGTCGCCCGTGCCCTGGAGACCGCCTGGGAGGCACCGATGCTCGGCGGTGGATTCTCGACTGCCGCGTTCAATGTCGGCGCGGCACTCGGGCCGCTCGTCGGCGGTCTCGGCATCGACGCAGGGCTCGGGTACCGCTCACCCATTTGGGGGAGCGCGGTACTCATGGGGGTGGCGCTCCTGGTCATGGGCTGGTTCCGGCTGCGCGACGTGACACCGGTCGAGGCGGCCGGTCGCCCGGACGGATCTCGGCGTGCGCACATGCCGCAGCGCGGACCTGACGCCTCGTTCTGA
- a CDS encoding IS701 family transposase yields MQDSADICRDGAITPDTGAVARFVDRIFVDLPRSDQRARAREYMTGLLATPGKKSLRRMAAVVSSSPRTSQALQQFLNDSPWDWRPVRRALAYWVAERAAVSSWTVAVAELPKRGSHSVGVHQRYSDEAHRTVNCQLGVGLFLDGEGVALPIDWRLVLPGRWRTDQGLRESARIPDEHEPPSAEDCVRDFLRTAREPGGGYRPPFVTDLTGTPRGGRLLGLLSESGEGFVARVPESAVVFPAGGSERPVTVGQLVRRASFPGPAADLAAPPAPGRHQVRACTVRLRPDGQLHRLVLGYPEQLKQAPYAVVADLVNEKPAEILRLAGAPARARLALRSMRRDGGLRDFEGRSYPGWHHHMTLVSAAHAFHLLGGVAPARRPAPELMRVA; encoded by the coding sequence GTGCAGGACAGCGCCGACATCTGTCGCGACGGAGCCATTACGCCTGATACGGGTGCGGTGGCGCGGTTCGTCGACCGGATCTTCGTCGACCTGCCGCGATCGGATCAGCGCGCACGGGCCAGGGAGTACATGACGGGCCTGCTCGCCACCCCGGGCAAGAAGTCGCTGCGGCGGATGGCGGCCGTGGTCTCCTCGTCCCCGAGGACCTCCCAGGCGCTGCAGCAGTTCCTCAACGACAGTCCCTGGGACTGGCGTCCGGTGCGGCGTGCTCTCGCGTACTGGGTCGCGGAACGCGCCGCGGTGTCGAGCTGGACGGTCGCCGTCGCCGAACTCCCCAAGCGGGGCAGCCATTCGGTGGGAGTGCACCAGCGCTACAGCGACGAGGCTCACCGCACGGTCAACTGCCAGCTCGGTGTCGGCCTTTTCCTGGACGGTGAGGGTGTGGCGCTGCCGATCGACTGGAGGCTGGTGCTCCCCGGGCGGTGGCGGACCGATCAGGGCCTGCGTGAATCCGCCCGCATCCCCGACGAGCACGAACCGCCCAGCGCCGAGGACTGTGTCCGTGATTTTCTCCGGACCGCGCGGGAGCCCGGCGGAGGGTACCGGCCGCCGTTCGTGACCGATCTGACCGGGACGCCGCGGGGTGGCAGACTCCTGGGCCTGCTGTCGGAGTCGGGTGAGGGGTTTGTGGCCCGGGTTCCCGAGAGCGCCGTTGTCTTCCCGGCGGGCGGCTCCGAACGGCCGGTGACGGTGGGCCAGCTCGTACGCCGCGCCTCGTTCCCCGGTCCGGCGGCGGACCTCGCGGCCCCTCCCGCTCCCGGCCGGCACCAGGTGCGCGCCTGCACGGTCCGGCTCAGACCGGACGGTCAGCTCCACCGGCTCGTCCTCGGCTACCCGGAGCAGCTCAAGCAGGCGCCGTACGCGGTGGTGGCCGACCTCGTGAACGAGAAACCGGCCGAAATCCTCCGGCTCGCGGGAGCGCCGGCGCGGGCACGCCTGGCCTTGCGTTCCATGCGTCGTGACGGAGGGCTGCGGGACTTCGAGGGGCGTTCCTATCCCGGGTGGCATCATCATATGACGCTGGTCTCCGCCGCCCACGCCTTTCATCTCCTCGGCGGTGTCGCGCCCGCCAGGCGGCCGGCTCCTGAACTGATGCGTGTGGCCTGA
- a CDS encoding TetR family transcriptional regulator — MAGHAEQTRAVRTRGRIVESAAGGFAAHGYDGTSLAHVCATAEVTMGALTFHFPTKASLARAVCASGLRRAHEAVAGEDNGGAPLRSVGRAVLALSVLLSEEDSVKATARLAAEQPSLQVDWHGSWFASVRAQLYQAQALRELRPGVDPETATVLVASLVAAVQTGLLSAADPRRDGAPSPVAEQVTRLWQSLLGGIGSPSGNAVRWH, encoded by the coding sequence ATGGCGGGGCACGCCGAGCAGACGCGGGCCGTCCGGACACGCGGGCGGATCGTCGAAAGCGCGGCCGGCGGCTTCGCCGCGCACGGCTACGACGGCACATCCCTGGCTCACGTGTGCGCCACCGCCGAGGTCACCATGGGCGCGCTGACGTTCCACTTCCCGACCAAGGCGTCTCTGGCCCGCGCGGTCTGCGCCTCGGGACTCCGCCGGGCCCATGAGGCCGTCGCGGGAGAGGACAACGGCGGCGCCCCGCTGCGCTCGGTCGGCCGGGCGGTGCTGGCGCTGTCCGTCCTGCTGTCGGAAGAGGATTCGGTGAAGGCCACCGCCCGGCTCGCGGCGGAACAGCCGTCGCTGCAGGTGGACTGGCACGGGAGTTGGTTCGCGTCGGTCCGCGCCCAGCTCTACCAGGCCCAGGCCCTGCGTGAGCTGCGGCCGGGTGTCGATCCCGAGACGGCGACCGTGCTCGTGGCGAGCCTGGTGGCCGCAGTGCAGACCGGCCTGCTGTCGGCCGCCGACCCGCGGAGAGACGGCGCGCCCTCACCCGTGGCGGAACAGGTGACGAGGCTGTGGCAGTCCCTGCTGGGCGGAATCGGCTCACCCTCGGGCAACGCGGTCAGATGGCACTGA
- a CDS encoding NAD-dependent epimerase/dehydratase family protein, translating to MKPWNVVLTGATGFVGSAVLRRLAMTAGPGGRPVRIVAVSRRAVPEDQDGAVRRVSADVSDPAGVRGLLAGADALVHAVSYVGKDAELCRAVNIDGTMFLMREAADAGVERIVQVSTSAVYGPGPHRGVDVRDLRPAPSSVASASRLAAESFTLGAGGLVLRPNLIVGRGDAWVVPAIAELARRVPPQWGHGTGLQSVVDVDDLARLVAASATGARPCQGVQHAAHPRAVSTAALREELSRHGLAAPADGAASWESCRTLLRRSTGRFGDRQLELLTLDHHYLSDRVWTLLGVDPGPGPLARLARSAAWYRRAAGVSAI from the coding sequence GTGAAGCCGTGGAACGTTGTACTGACCGGGGCGACCGGTTTCGTCGGGTCGGCCGTCCTGCGGCGGCTGGCCATGACCGCGGGGCCAGGCGGCCGGCCGGTCAGGATCGTCGCCGTCTCGCGACGTGCGGTCCCCGAGGACCAGGACGGCGCCGTGCGCCGGGTGTCCGCCGACGTGAGCGATCCGGCGGGCGTGCGCGGCCTGCTCGCGGGCGCGGACGCCCTCGTACACGCCGTGTCCTATGTGGGTAAGGACGCGGAACTGTGCCGTGCCGTCAATATCGACGGCACCATGTTCCTCATGCGCGAGGCGGCCGACGCCGGCGTGGAGCGAATCGTGCAGGTCTCCACATCGGCGGTGTACGGGCCTGGACCGCATCGCGGGGTGGATGTGCGGGATCTGCGGCCGGCCCCCTCGTCGGTGGCCAGCGCGAGCCGGCTGGCCGCCGAGAGTTTCACCCTCGGCGCCGGCGGACTCGTACTGCGCCCCAACCTGATCGTCGGACGGGGCGACGCGTGGGTCGTGCCCGCGATCGCCGAACTCGCCCGCCGTGTCCCGCCGCAGTGGGGCCACGGGACCGGACTGCAGTCGGTGGTGGACGTGGACGACCTCGCGCGCCTCGTGGCCGCCTCCGCCACCGGCGCTCGTCCCTGCCAAGGGGTTCAGCACGCCGCGCACCCCCGCGCGGTCAGCACCGCCGCCTTACGGGAGGAACTGAGCCGGCACGGCCTGGCGGCCCCCGCGGACGGCGCCGCCAGCTGGGAGAGCTGCCGTACCCTGCTGCGGCGCTCGACGGGCAGGTTCGGTGACCGACAGCTGGAACTGCTGACGCTGGATCACCACTACCTCAGTGACAGAGTCTGGACGCTGCTGGGTGTCGACCCGGGCCCCGGCCCGCTTGCCCGACTCGCGCGGAGCGCCGCCTGGTACCGCAGGGCCGCCGGAGTCAGTGCCATCTGA
- a CDS encoding ScbR family autoregulator-binding transcription factor, giving the protein MHPQQQRAVKTRTALVRAAAEEFDQHGYAGTSTTKIVGRAGCTMGALYFHFASKDELARAVMAEQAADLPAVPGPLGLQHLIDRTFVLARELQRNVLFRAGVRLSIEQGAFGLEDDAPYLLWIEAFKDELIAAQALGQLREGVVPAQFARILVGAYSGVQLLSRISARHQDLVERITDLWTYLLPAVAEPPVSSALRIGRSLDEGRM; this is encoded by the coding sequence GTGCATCCACAGCAACAGCGGGCGGTGAAGACCAGGACGGCACTGGTCCGTGCAGCCGCCGAGGAGTTTGACCAGCATGGATACGCGGGCACGAGTACCACCAAGATCGTCGGCAGGGCCGGCTGCACCATGGGTGCTCTTTACTTCCATTTTGCATCCAAAGATGAACTCGCCCGTGCGGTCATGGCCGAGCAGGCCGCGGACCTGCCGGCGGTGCCCGGTCCGCTCGGATTGCAGCACCTCATCGACAGGACGTTCGTGCTCGCGCGCGAGCTGCAGCGGAACGTCCTGTTCCGTGCCGGGGTCCGACTGTCGATCGAACAGGGGGCGTTCGGCCTTGAGGACGATGCCCCCTACCTGTTGTGGATAGAGGCGTTCAAGGACGAACTGATCGCCGCGCAGGCGCTGGGGCAGCTTCGCGAGGGTGTGGTGCCCGCCCAGTTCGCCAGGATCCTGGTGGGCGCCTACAGCGGGGTGCAGTTGCTGTCCCGGATCAGCGCCCGGCATCAGGACCTCGTGGAGCGCATCACCGATCTGTGGACGTATTTGCTGCCGGCCGTGGCGGAGCCCCCGGTTTCCAGTGCGCTGAGGATCGGACGGAGTCTGGACGAGGGGCGCATGTGA
- a CDS encoding ScbA/BarX family gamma-butyrolactone biosynthesis protein has protein sequence MPAADPAPLPGPHPNDGTPTPQSAKVPRALVHKKDEAQVLLQNWRHTGDDTFAAVARWPLFPLAADSPYDETLLAESVRQCIPLVSHTGYGAPLDHRQIWEHFRLTLHPAALRENTGSEALDLRVHCEDITRRRDRLASLTMHVRMYRGTEHIGTADTRFHNQPPALYQRLRGHRGDAHLAMANAPRPSAPLPPHLVGRTHDKDVVLAPTGRPDRWQLRVDVTHPLYFDHPMDHVPGMILLEAAHQAATHALHPHPATLSALHAQFHHYVELDAPCWIQATTTELPHNRAHVHITALQNDQAVFTAALTTHAPAQTQRSTTNHAASQSL, from the coding sequence ATGCCTGCCGCCGACCCCGCACCCCTGCCCGGCCCGCACCCCAACGACGGTACCCCCACGCCACAGTCGGCGAAGGTACCGAGGGCGCTCGTGCACAAGAAGGACGAGGCCCAGGTACTCCTGCAGAACTGGCGGCACACGGGCGACGACACCTTCGCCGCGGTAGCCCGATGGCCCCTCTTTCCCCTCGCCGCCGACAGCCCCTACGACGAGACGCTTCTCGCCGAGAGCGTGCGGCAGTGCATACCGCTGGTCAGTCACACCGGCTACGGGGCGCCCCTCGACCACCGCCAGATATGGGAACACTTCCGCCTCACCCTGCACCCCGCGGCATTACGTGAGAACACCGGTTCCGAGGCACTGGACCTGCGCGTGCACTGCGAGGACATCACGCGCCGCCGTGACCGTCTCGCCTCACTGACCATGCACGTGCGCATGTACCGCGGCACCGAGCACATCGGCACGGCTGACACCCGCTTCCACAACCAGCCGCCCGCCCTTTATCAGCGGCTTCGCGGACACCGCGGCGACGCTCACCTCGCCATGGCGAACGCTCCCCGTCCGTCGGCGCCACTCCCACCGCACCTCGTCGGTCGCACACACGACAAAGACGTCGTCCTCGCCCCGACCGGCCGACCCGACCGATGGCAACTGCGCGTCGACGTCACCCACCCGCTCTACTTCGACCACCCCATGGACCACGTACCCGGCATGATCCTCCTCGAAGCCGCCCACCAGGCGGCGACACACGCCCTCCACCCCCACCCCGCCACACTCTCCGCGCTACACGCCCAATTCCACCACTACGTCGAACTCGACGCTCCTTGCTGGATCCAAGCCACCACCACCGAGCTTCCCCACAACCGCGCGCACGTGCACATCACCGCCCTGCAGAACGACCAAGCGGTCTTTACTGCCGCCCTCACCACTCACGCCCCCGCACAGACACAGCGCTCAACCACCAACCACGCCGCCTCCCAGTCGCTCTGA
- a CDS encoding MarR family winged helix-turn-helix transcriptional regulator, protein MSQKRAGVDLDKSLGYLLKEASSALRAAMEEVLRPLGMSVTHYSCLELLAQRPGLSNSELARGAFVTRQSMNVLLQTLERDGYVTRPAEAPVGKILPARLTPRGRRSLEKATVAVRSVEVRMLAGMTETEQSDAFRIMRSMIHSLRAGGDAT, encoded by the coding sequence ATGAGTCAAAAGCGTGCCGGCGTCGACCTGGACAAATCACTGGGCTACCTGCTGAAAGAGGCGTCGAGCGCCCTGCGCGCAGCCATGGAGGAGGTGCTGCGCCCGCTCGGGATGAGCGTGACGCACTACTCCTGCCTCGAACTGCTGGCGCAACGGCCGGGCTTGTCCAACTCCGAGCTCGCGCGAGGCGCGTTCGTGACACGGCAGTCGATGAACGTGCTGCTCCAGACCCTGGAACGGGACGGCTACGTGACCAGGCCGGCGGAGGCGCCCGTCGGCAAGATACTTCCCGCGCGACTCACGCCCCGCGGCCGACGGAGCCTGGAGAAGGCGACCGTGGCGGTCCGGTCCGTCGAGGTCAGAATGCTGGCGGGCATGACCGAGACCGAGCAGTCAGACGCGTTCCGGATCATGCGAAGCATGATCCACTCCCTGCGCGCCGGCGGCGACGCCACCTAG